The following are encoded in a window of Acidicapsa ligni genomic DNA:
- a CDS encoding polysaccharide deacetylase family protein codes for MPDTRAIVEVGSAAVLAVAGAASFAYAAVSPASQLFGRTLTAPRNPENGPPEIALTFDDGPNPRWTPQLLEILAKGNIRATFFLVGRYAATQHALVRETHAAGHLIGNHTWTHPNLVFTNAKQTREELTRTSAELEQIIGAPVRYFRPPFGMRRVATMRIAGELGLVPITWNVIGNDWNAPSAEAITTRVTRLMDKNLRKGYATNLVLHDGGHLSLEADRSRTVVAAGVLIRSYQSERRFVRVDAWG; via the coding sequence ATGCCTGACACCCGAGCGATTGTAGAAGTCGGCAGCGCTGCCGTACTGGCCGTGGCTGGAGCGGCCAGTTTTGCCTATGCCGCGGTCTCGCCGGCATCGCAACTCTTTGGCCGCACGCTGACGGCTCCGCGTAACCCTGAAAATGGGCCGCCGGAAATTGCACTGACCTTTGACGACGGGCCTAATCCGCGCTGGACTCCGCAACTGCTGGAAATCCTGGCCAAAGGCAACATTCGCGCTACTTTCTTTCTTGTTGGCCGCTATGCGGCCACGCAGCATGCGTTGGTGCGCGAAACTCATGCGGCGGGACATCTCATCGGCAACCATACCTGGACGCATCCCAACCTCGTTTTCACGAATGCGAAGCAGACTCGCGAAGAGCTGACACGAACGAGCGCTGAGCTGGAGCAGATCATCGGTGCGCCTGTCCGTTACTTTCGACCGCCTTTTGGGATGCGTCGAGTGGCGACCATGCGCATTGCGGGCGAGCTTGGGCTGGTTCCCATTACATGGAATGTCATCGGCAACGACTGGAATGCTCCGTCGGCTGAGGCGATTACAACGCGGGTTACGCGGCTGATGGATAAAAATCTACGCAAGGGGTATGCCACCAACCTTGTGCTCCATGATGGCGGTCACCTGTCTCTGGAGGCTGACCGCTCCCGCACGGTGGTTGCTGCCGGGGTGCTGATTCGTAGTTATCAGTCTGAGCGGAGGTTTGTGCGGGTGGATGCCTGGGGGTAG
- the hemL gene encoding glutamate-1-semialdehyde 2,1-aminomutase, producing the protein MNRTHSQALQSRAEKLFPGGVNSPVRGFRSVGGEPPFVARAEGAYLFDADGNRYIDYFGSWGPMILGHAFPPVVEAIERAARNSASFGASTAAEGDLAELVMACYPAIERMRFVSSGTEATMSAIRVARAATGRKRIIKFEGCYHGHADGLLVKAGSGVATLGIPGSAGVPEEIAQLTLALPYNDLDAVRAAFNEYSGQIAAIILEPVIGNAGCILPADGYLQGLRSITAEHGALLIVDEVMTGFRLALGGALELYQLDADLVTLGKIIGGGLPCGAFGGKRKFMDLLAPLGPVYQAGTLSGNPLAMAAGAATVGYLREHAATIYPHLEATSKAVAEGVAAEAQKAGIPLTTNRVGSMWTWFFTSSPVSNYEEAATSNTATFGHFHQAMLKAGIWLPPSQFEAMFLSQAHGPTEVASTITAAKEALKLPK; encoded by the coding sequence ATGAACCGGACGCATTCGCAGGCATTGCAATCAAGGGCAGAGAAACTCTTTCCCGGCGGCGTAAACTCGCCCGTGCGCGGCTTCCGTTCCGTAGGCGGCGAACCACCCTTTGTAGCCCGCGCCGAAGGAGCATATCTCTTCGACGCCGACGGAAACCGCTACATCGACTACTTCGGCTCATGGGGACCGATGATCCTCGGACACGCCTTTCCGCCAGTCGTAGAGGCAATCGAACGAGCCGCGCGAAACTCTGCCAGCTTCGGCGCTTCCACCGCAGCCGAAGGCGACCTCGCAGAACTGGTCATGGCCTGCTATCCCGCCATCGAACGCATGCGTTTTGTCAGCTCCGGAACCGAAGCAACCATGTCCGCCATCCGTGTAGCCCGCGCCGCAACCGGACGCAAGCGGATCATCAAGTTCGAGGGCTGCTATCACGGCCATGCCGATGGGCTGCTGGTAAAAGCCGGCTCCGGCGTAGCCACTCTTGGAATTCCCGGATCGGCTGGCGTTCCCGAAGAGATCGCGCAGTTGACCCTGGCCCTCCCCTACAACGATCTCGACGCAGTGCGCGCCGCATTCAACGAGTATTCCGGCCAGATCGCAGCCATCATTCTCGAACCCGTAATAGGAAATGCAGGATGCATCCTCCCCGCGGATGGCTATCTTCAGGGACTTAGGTCTATTACCGCCGAGCACGGCGCCCTGTTGATCGTCGATGAAGTAATGACCGGCTTCCGCCTGGCTCTGGGCGGAGCATTGGAGCTTTACCAGCTCGACGCCGATCTCGTCACACTAGGCAAAATCATCGGCGGCGGACTACCCTGCGGCGCCTTCGGCGGCAAGCGAAAATTCATGGACCTGCTCGCTCCCTTAGGCCCCGTCTATCAAGCCGGAACCCTGAGCGGCAATCCACTGGCAATGGCCGCCGGAGCAGCAACTGTCGGATATCTCCGCGAACACGCCGCCACAATCTATCCACACCTTGAGGCAACTTCCAAAGCAGTAGCCGAAGGAGTAGCCGCCGAGGCCCAAAAAGCCGGAATCCCCCTGACGACAAACCGCGTCGGCTCCATGTGGACCTGGTTCTTTACCTCATCTCCCGTATCGAACTACGAAGAAGCCGCCACGAGCAACACTGCAACATTCGGCCACTTCCACCAGGCAATGCTAAAAGCCGGAATCTGGCTACCCCCCTCACAATTCGAAGCCATGTTCCTAAGCCAAGCCCACGGCCCCACCGAAGTAGCCTCCACAATCACCGCCGCCAAAGAAGCCCTAAAACTCCCCAAATAA